One Natrinema halophilum genomic window carries:
- a CDS encoding TIGR00725 family protein, with translation MRVSVIGGGTITDGQANRAEEVGRELAVSDHTVVCGGGSGTMEAVCRGAKSEGGTTIGILPDADRDAANEYVDHPIATGLGHARNALVPLNGDAVIALTGGAGTLSEIGFAGIYDRPVIGLETHDVSTPEIDLETVETPAQAVAAVETAAKS, from the coding sequence ATGCGCGTCAGCGTCATCGGCGGCGGAACGATTACCGACGGTCAGGCGAACCGAGCGGAGGAAGTCGGTCGCGAACTCGCCGTCAGCGATCACACGGTCGTCTGTGGCGGCGGCAGCGGTACGATGGAAGCGGTCTGTCGGGGTGCGAAATCCGAGGGCGGGACGACGATCGGTATCCTTCCCGACGCAGACCGCGACGCCGCAAACGAGTACGTGGACCACCCTATCGCGACCGGACTCGGTCACGCCAGAAACGCGCTCGTCCCGCTGAACGGTGATGCCGTTATCGCGCTCACCGGCGGCGCTGGAACGCTCTCCGAGATCGGCTTTGCCGGAATTTACGATCGGCCCGTCATCGGTCTCGAGACTCACGACGTGTCCACACCCGAGATCGACCTCGAGACCGTGGAGACGCCTGCACAGGCGGTAGCTGCCGTCGAAACGGCAGCGAAATCGTAG
- the mdh gene encoding malate dehydrogenase gives MTKVSVVGAAGTVGAAAGYNIALRDIADELVFVDIPDKEDDTIGQAADANHGAAYDSNTTIRQGGYEDTEGSDVVVITAGIPRQPGQTRIDLAGDNAPIMEDIGSSIAEHNDDFITVTTSNPVDLLNRHLYETGDRAREKVIGFGGRLDSARFRYVISQRFDAPVQNVDATILGEHGDAQVPVFSKVRVNGQDREFGEDEKEELLSELQTSAMNVIEKKGATEWGPATGVGHMVEAILRDTGEVLPGSVKLEGEFGHEDTAFGVPVKLGSTGVEEIVEWDLTEFERNQLGEAAEKLSEQYDKIS, from the coding sequence ATGACGAAAGTTAGCGTGGTCGGCGCGGCCGGGACGGTCGGGGCCGCCGCAGGCTACAACATCGCGCTTCGGGACATCGCAGACGAACTCGTCTTCGTAGACATTCCGGACAAAGAAGACGATACGATCGGGCAAGCCGCCGACGCAAACCACGGCGCTGCCTACGATTCGAATACGACGATCCGGCAGGGAGGCTACGAGGACACCGAAGGATCGGATGTCGTCGTCATCACCGCGGGCATCCCGCGACAGCCGGGTCAAACCCGGATCGACCTGGCAGGCGACAACGCACCCATCATGGAGGACATCGGGTCCTCGATCGCCGAGCACAACGACGACTTTATCACCGTTACCACGTCGAATCCTGTCGACCTATTGAACCGTCATCTCTACGAAACGGGCGACCGTGCACGCGAGAAAGTGATCGGATTCGGCGGCCGACTCGACTCCGCTCGGTTCCGCTACGTCATCTCTCAGCGCTTCGATGCACCCGTCCAGAACGTCGACGCGACTATCCTCGGTGAACACGGAGACGCACAGGTTCCCGTGTTCTCGAAGGTCCGCGTAAACGGACAGGACCGAGAGTTCGGCGAAGACGAGAAAGAGGAACTGCTGTCCGAGCTTCAGACGTCGGCGATGAACGTCATCGAGAAGAAGGGCGCAACGGAGTGGGGCCCGGCGACCGGCGTCGGCCACATGGTGGAGGCCATCCTCCGCGACACGGGGGAGGTTCTCCCCGGTAGCGTCAAACTCGAGGGTGAGTTCGGCCACGAGGACACCGCGTTCGGCGTCCCGGTCAAACTCGGCTCCACCGGTGTCGAAGAGATCGTCGAATGGGATCTCACCGAGTTCGAGCGCAATCAGCTCGGCGAGGCTGCAGAGAAACTCTCGGAGCAGTACGACAAAATCTCGTAA